The Bacteroidota bacterium sequence TTATCAGCACTCGAACTGCTTCCAGAAGTTAACCCTTTAACCCACAACCTACATGGTGTACCGCCACCAGTTCCCAAAGTTGTGTTTGATCCGATACTGACATGATCATCGCTATTTACAAAAAGCACTTTGTCTGAACTTGAATTTGAAATTATCAACGGTGCGTCCGAACCGTGAGGTGTAACATGAAATGTAGCTGAAGGGCTGGTATTATTCAGACCAACCTGATAATTATAATCATAGAGATCACTTTTGCAAATATTAGAACTCGCATCATATACTGGAATATAATTTGTTAATACACCGGAACAGGAACTCACATTACCTGTTCCGCTTCCTGCAGGACTCCAGCTACCATCCCCATGAAGAATATCCACAGAGCTACCTGCAGGAGGTAGATTATTTAAAGTTCCGTTTCCATTTGAATAAACTAAGTATGGTAGTGAAGGTGAGAGAGGAAGAGGCGGTGGTGTATTTGAATGATTTAAATAATCGGATGTTATAGCCCCAGTACCAGAACCAATTGAACCGTATACATGCAAAGTGGAAATCGGGCTGGCTGTCCCAATTCCAACCCTTCCATTAACCAATGTTCCACTTGCAGAAGTTTTAGGATCTATCAATAAATATCCATTTGAATTCGTGTTAAAATCTGTGTAAATTCCAAGATTAGACGCATTATTCAATTTGTTTGATAAACGTAATTGTGGTTTACTCACATATGATCCATGGCCGGTACCGTCATCGAAAATATCCAGCCTTGCTTTCGGAATTATCTGCCGATTGAAACCAACACCGATTCCCATAGTGCCATGAGGTGTCATTCTTGCAACTTCTAATCCTTGAAAAGAATTGTAATCATAAGGGTTTGTATTTGAACCGTTGAATTGATAACCCGTGAAGATGAATCGTAAAACCTCAGCATCTTTATCAGGATGACTGTCAATGTCGTCACCCCAATTGATGACGGCATCTTTAATATTAGAAATAGTATAAATAGGGTTTTCCACAGTATCCTTTAGACCAACGTACATATTGTCTGAACCATAAGTCATGTAGGTTCCAACATCCATCCAAGGCCTGTTACCTGCTTGTTGTGTGGCAGGGTAGGGATAAGTAGAACCCATGTTTAGCATGGCTTGAGCTTTGGGCAAATACTGATTTCCTTTTCCATCATGAGAAATGGAAATTTTAGTGACCCTTGGAGTTGTAAAGGATCCATTATTATTTCCACCAAGTCCGTCATAAATTCTTAATCGTTCACGAATATCTATCGGGAATGTTGGGACAGGCTCAGCATTTTGTTTAAAGATCATGTTGCCATGCTTCTCCACAATTTGTTCAATATCATATTTGGAAGTACCGGGTGTAGTACTTGAACCATCAACATTAATCAATGTGAATTTAGGCATTCTGCCTGTGGTGCTTAATCCTGAAAACATACGCCAGGCATTTGCCCAATCGGTAGCAGTAGTAGTCTGAAAAGATTCACTCGGAACCCAACCGGCAGCATTAGGTTGTAAATAGGGCACCCGAACATCAAGTGCGGCTTGTGGTACATCGTTAGTGCCGGAAAATTCACCGATACCGATGGATTCAATTTGCTGGTTGGTTACGTCACATTCTCCATATAGATTTGTCCCTCCACTGGGTTGGGTAACAAATTGAGAAAATGAAGTAGTGGAAATGGAACAAAAAACGATTACAAAAAATTGTACAATTTTTCCAGTTGTTTTCATAGAATTTGAGTTTAAGGTTCAATAAAAATTTTGATGGTCGTATTTAAACAATGAAGAAAGTAAATCCCGGAGGAGACATTTGGTAATTCAAAAGTTGATTCAGGATTTAAAAGATATTTTTCAAAAATAATTTGTCCAATTGAATTGTACATTGTCAATGGAAGAGTTTGAGAAAAGAAATGTCCTTCCACAACAACTTTTACCTGATGACTTCCGGAATAGTATTGAATCACCGGATAATTCAATTCAAATAAAGTATTTACATTCGTGAGATTAAAACACAAATTCGAGTCAGTTGACAAACAAACATTATCAATATAATAATATGCATTGGGACCAAAATTTGCCACACATGAAGTGTTGAGGCTGTCCAGGTCGAAAAAATTCCCGATAACAATTCCGTCATAAACCGAATCTGCTATAAAACTTGCACGAAACACATTCCAATTAACTGTATCAGTCATAATACTATCTTCAAAAATAGTTGCCTGATTATTTATCAATTCCACACTGTTGTCAGATAAGCTCAAAAAGTCAGTTGTCAATTTGACCCCCATTCTGTTACAATAACATGAATTAGCAATTAAATTTGAGCCACTGGAAATCATGAAGGATATAAAATATCTTATTCCAATTTGCATTTGTGAATTCAATTTCACTCCAATAAACTCACGGCTTGTGTTATTTTGAAGACTCATATACAACCCAGCATAGGCGCTATCTTGAACCGCTTGGGTTTCTTGAAATCCCATAAAATTGTCCGGTACAGACGATAAATTATTTGATGAGCATTTATTATAATAGTCGGGAGTGACCATTAATGCCTTCCAATTGGAAACAAATCTAAATTGCGATAAATTATCCGGACATGAATCATGAATCTCAAAACTCGGATTGGGCACCAGATTTCCCTGGGCGAAGCTGTCGCTAAAAACAAAATAATTTAAAATAAAAAACAGAAAAATAAATCTCATAATTCATGAATTAAAAATTAAAGAAAATTAACCTCTCCGGGAAAAGCAAGAGTTTTAACATAAATCTTTTCTTTACGGGAATTAGAGGAGGGGTGAGATGATGATCTCACCCCTGTATAAATACACGAATTGCGCTTATTTCAAACAATAATAGAAATAAAATATTAAATAATAAATTAATGAACAAAAGGATAGTTTTTTTTGATCAATTAAGCTAATGGTCATGAGTACTAATATATTTCTCTCCAAATGCAGAGTACTTCTAGTGACACTTCTAATTAGTTTTCAAGCAGAAGTATTAATTCAGTCGTTTCGATAAAGAAAGATGAGACTTTGAGAGATTCAGGATTGATTAATTCAAACGGTTAATGGAGACAGGAAGAAAATCCGCTGAAACACGACTTTTATAAATACATGCGCAAGATATATGCTACATAGCCGGGAGTTTTAGACCACTAATTTAAAAAAGGAATTATCATTGTTTTAAGGTGCAATTTGCATTTCAATAAGGCTATTTTTCCTTTATCAAAACAGTAATTCAACCATTTTTCTAATGATTTTCTAATAATTCAATCCTCCCTTTTCCCATTTCAGCCACCTTTTCTCCCCGTTCCGCATCCTTCTTTTTTATTGGGAGACAATCAGACCTATTTTTAAGCTATAATTTCAGAACAAGGTTTTTGAAATCAGATCGATTCAATTAATCCACGAGGTTATGGCGAACAACAAATCCACTGCGAGAATTTTTATCGGAATACTTCTGAGTATTCTTTTTCTGCTTGCATCCTGTAAGCATGAACCGGATGTTATTCCAAATCCTACTACCCAAAATAACGGGAATGGAAATGGGAATGGAAACGGTAATGGCAACGGAAATGGGAATGGAAATGGAAACACAGCAACTTGTGATCCCGATACTGCCTATTTCCAAAATGATGTACTTCCGCTCTTCATTTCAAATTGTGCAATGAGCGGCTGTCACGATGCTGCCAGTCACAAAGAAGGAATTGTTCTTGATTCATATCAGAACATCATGACTACCGGTAACATTCGCCCTTTCCGTCCGAATGGAAAAATTATGGAAGCGATTACCACTTCTGATCCCGGCGATCGCATGCCACCTGCTCCTTCACCCGCAATGACATCTGCACAGATCTCCATGATTCAAAATTGGATCAACCAGGGCGCTCAAAACAATGTGTGCACTGCGGGCTCCTGTGATACCAGTAATGTTACGTATGCGGCGGTGATTGCACCATTGATGCAAAATCAATGTACCGGTTGTCACAATACAGCTAATCCCAGAGGAAATATCAATCTCGAAACGTATGCAGGTGTTCAGAGTGTCGCTCTCGACGGAAGACTTTACGGGTCAGTAAGTGGTGGTGCAGGATATTCCGCGATGCCAAAAGGCGGAAACCGAATGGCGGATTGCGAAATCGCTCAAATCAGAATCTGGGTACAAAACGGAGCATTAAACAATTAAGCAAAATGCTAATATTAACCTGCATTCTGCTGCTAAGGAAAAAAGCAAAAGCTCTGAAAAAATTCTCAGAGCTTCTTTTAAAAAATAATATTTCCTTACGTAGTTATCTCACGAGAGTGACCTTGCCCAAATACTGATGCGGTTTGTCCTGTATATCATGAACACGGATGATGTACACGTAAACATCCGCCTGGCATTGCCGGGTTCCTGAATTGGTGGTACCATCCCATCCTTTTTCCAGATCGTTGGTATTATAGATATTCAATCCCCAGCGATCAAAAATCTGCATTTCAAAATCTTTGATACCGATTCCAAGTGCAGTGAAATTTTCATTTATTCCATCTTCATTCGGAGAAAAAGCATCCGGAATAAATATTCCGAATTCACCGCGAATCCTGACGGCTCCATAGCTTGTATCAAGACATCCCTTCGGACTCATCGTGATCAATCGTACGATGTAAGTACCACTGTCGAGGTATGAGTAAGAAGGAAATTGAAGAGAGGATGATCCTTGTCCGTCACCGAAATCCCATTCCCAATGCGCGGCCAATTTGCTTTCATCAACAAAAGAAATTGTCGGTTTGAAAATGGAAGCGTCCGTCGGAATGGAACTGAATTGCGCTTCCGGCAATGGATACACTTCCACCGCCGCAGGAATCTGTGATTCGGAACGACAACCCATTCCACTGGTAACAATATGTCTTACTGTATAATTTCCCGGAATCGTATAGGTGTGAACAGGATTTCTGCTAATGTCCGTAGTTCCGTCACCAAAGTCCCACATGTAGGTTGTCCCTGCCGGAGTTGTTCCCTGCTGACGATAATGCACAACAAGTGGCGTACATCCTTTTGCAGGATTCGGAATGAAATCAGAAGGTGGTCCACTTACCACCGCAACAGGAATCGTTACGATTACTGGTGGTGTCCCGCATCCATCGCTCACAGTCACTGAATACACTTCATTTGTGGAAGGAGTCACCACGATATTTTGTGCTGACGATCCAGTACTCCAGGAGTATTCATAAGGACCACCGTTACCGCCGGAAGGAGTTACCTGGAGATTTGCTGATCTTCCAATGCAAATGGAATCATCCCCCTGCTGTTGCAGCCATCAATCCCGGATAAACATTTAATGAAATTAATTCCGGATTTGTAGTACAACCATTCACATCAGTCACAGATACGGTATAAACAGCACTCACCGTTGGAGCGACAACGACAGTAGCTCCCGGCGATCCATTGCTCCATTGATAAACATAACCGCTGGTTCCTCCGGTGGCGATTGCATTTAGCGTCGCCTGCTGTCCGATACATATCCACCCATCTCCGGTAACATTCAAAACAAGCGGAGCCGGTTCTGACAGGATTACCGCAGTGTTCGTGGAACAACCATTACTATCGGTAACCTGAACTGTGTAATTACCGGCAGATACCTGACCGACAGAAGGAGATGTACTTCCATTACTCCATAAATAAGTATAAGGCGCTGTCCCTCCTGTTTGCGCCACACTCGCGGTCGCATCCACAGATCCATGACATCTGGCTGCCTGTTCTGTAGTACTTAGTTGAAGCGCCGCAGGAGTTCCGATTGTAATGGATGTAGTTTGAGAACATCCGTGAGCATCTGTTGTTGACAGCACATAATTTCCCGAAGGTAAATTGTTCGCGTTTTCATTTGTCCCACCCAGTGGAGACCATTGATAATTGTAAGGAGGGGTTCCTCCTGTTAAATTTGCTGATGCTGTTCCATCAGAAGATCCAAAGCACAACACATCGTTTGCTGTTGCAGAAAGTACAAGTGGCGCAGGCTCAGTTACAGAAACTGTTCCTGTGGTTGTACAACCTTGTTGATCGGTGACTGTGACCTGGTAATTTCCGGAACGCAATCCGGTGATCGCACTGTTTTGTTCTCCGTTTGACCACAGATAAGAATATCCTGGTGTTCCACCGGAAACTTCCACTAATGCAGTACCATCTGAGCCACCGAAACAATTTACAGCGGATGCATTAAGTGCTGTTGAGAATGCAGACGGTTGCGTAATCACTACATTTTCTGTGAGCGTACATCCATTGTTATCAGTAACCTCTACAGAATAATTTCCAGCGGTCAATCCTGATGCTGTCGAAGCAGTTCCTCCTGATGTCCAGTTATAAGCGTAGGGAGCTGTACCACCCTGAACTGCAATTGCAGCGCTACCGTCACTGCTTCCAAAACACAGTGCATTTGTTGCACTTATTCCAGCCTGCAGAACAGTCGGTTCAGAAATGGTTACAGAAATTCCGGTGAGACAATTATTCGCGTCAGCGACAATCACGGAATATGTTCCCGCGTAAAGATTGGATGCGATTGAATCTGTTCCTCCGGCAGGAGACCATTGATAAGTGAATGGTGCTGTTCCCTGGTATACCTGAATCGATGCGCTTCCGTCATTTCCTCCGGCACAACTCACCTGACTGGCATTTCCCAATGAAACACCCGGACCGCCGATGTTGGAAACGAAGGTGTTTAGACTTTGCTGACAATTATTTGCATCTGTAATCAATACACTATATGCTCCCGCAGGAATGGATGATACATGATCCGTTGTCATTCCTCCCGGCGACCAGTTGTATTGATATGGCAATGTCCCTCCGCTGACTGATGCCTGCAAAGTTCCATTCGAAGAACCACAAGTTGCAGGAGTGGAAGAGGATTGCGCTATCAATTGTGTTGGTTCGGTGATTGTAACCTGAGATTGTGATGTACAACCGTGTGCATCTGTAACATCTACGGAGTAATTTCCCGGACCAAGATTTGAAATCTGCAAGGTTGTATCATTTGACGGCGTCCATCTATAGGAATAAGGAGTTGTTCCTCCCGAAATAAACGCGGCAGCAGAACCATCCTGCGCTGCATAACAGGTAACATTAGTTGAAACCGGAATTGAACTGACAAGTACTGCCGGTTCAGCTACATTCATCGTTAATGTTTGTGCACATTGAAATGCATCCGTTACCGTGACTGTGTATTGTCCTGCACTGAGATTTCCGGCGATTGGAGAATTTCCTGAACCGGAAGACCAGGTATATACGATTGGCGCAGTACCACCGCTTGAACTAACCATGATGGAACCATCTGCACCACCATGACATTGTACATTATTTACAGATGTAACTGATGCTGCAAGTGCTCCCGAGTTGGAAACATTCATTGTTGAAATCACAGAACATCCTTTCGCGTCAGTTGCAGTACATGTATATACTCCTGCAGCAAGTCCGCTGAGAGAGGAAACCGTTGATCCACCCGGATTCCATTGATAAGTATAAGGTTGTGTGCCTCCTGAAGCCGAAACACCGGCAGAACCATTGGGTAATCCGCAGGTTCCTGCGGTGACCGAAGACTGAACACTGAACAGTGGCGGTTCAGAAATTGTTACACCAACAAAATCCTGACAACCATTTGCATCCGTTACACTAAGAGAATAATTACCTGCATTCAAACCGTTGACTGTTGAAGTACTTGCATTCCCCGGAGTCCATGAATAGGTATAAGGAAGTGTACCTCCCTGAACAGTAACACCGGCGTTGCCATCATTTCCACCGGCACAAGACACATCGCGTAAAGCGGAGAGTGCGGCGTTCAATAATGTCGGCTCGGTAATATTTTCTGATACTGTGATGGTACATCCATTCTGATCCGTTACTGTGCACGTATAATTTCCCGCGACCAATCCTGTTGCTGAAGATGCACTGGCCGCACCATTTGACCAGGTATAGGAATAACTTGCAGTACCTCCGCTTACATTCAAAGAAATATTTCCGGTATTACCTCCATTACAAAGGACATTCGAAGTTGATGAGGTTAATTGCAAAGGAGTTGGTTGTGTAATGACTACAGGAACAGAAGCCTGACAATTGTGTCCATCCGTAAGTGTCACAAGATAATTTCCTGCACTGAGTCCTGAAGCGGATGCCGTTGTTCCTCCGGATGGAGACCATGCATATTGATACGAAGGTGTTCCTCCCGATGCTGACAAAGCAGCTGAACCATTACTTCCTCCTGCACAACTCACAGGATTTACTGAAGAAAGGTTCAGGGATAATGCGGAAGGTTGTGAAACGATGGAAGTCGCGGATTGCAAACAACCATTGGCATCATGCACATCAACCGTATAAATTCCTGCCGGCACAGATGAAAGTAAGGCTGAAGTTGAACCACCAGGGTTCCAGGAATAGGTATATGGAGTAACACCACCTGTCACATTGGTGGATACGGATCCATCCGTTGCTCCGGCGCACAGCGCATCAGAAGTACTGGTGTTCACCTGAAGTGCCGGAGGTTCACTGATTACAACACTGATTCCTGTTACACAATGATTCCCATCGGTAACGGCGATGGAGTATGTTCCTGCATTTAATCCGGTCGCAGCTGCGGCTGTTCCTCCTGCAGGAGACCATTGATAGATAAAGGGAGCTGTTCCTCCTGTTACAACTACAGATGCGGAACCGGTCGCTGCACCGGCACATAATACCGGTGACACCGTATTGAGACTGACGGAAGGTCCGCCAATATTTGATAAAGCTATTGAAACCGTTTCGTTACAACCATGAGCATCTGTTACTCTTACAGAATAATTCCCTGCAGGAATATTAACCAATGCCGCCGTTGTGTTTCCTCCCGGTGACCATAAATAAGTGTATGGCGGTGTTCCTCCGGATGCATTGACAGATGCACTGCCATTGGAAGCGCCGCAGGTTGCCGGTAATGTTGATGTTGAAAGTGCGAGCACAGGTGGTTCTGTAATGGTTGTATTTAATGAAGTCGAACAACCATTTGCATCCGTAATTTGCACCGAATAATTTCCTGCGGAAAGATAACTCGCAAGTGTAGAATTCCCTCCACCCGGCGTCCATTGATAAGAATAAGGAGCTGTACCACCTGTGGCTTCAATCTCTGCGGATCCGGCAGCATCGCCATAACAAGCGTTCATGACGGTGCTTAGCACCGAAGCATTCAGCAAGGATGGTTCATTAATGGAAACAATCGCTTCCTGCATACAGCTGTTCGCGTCTGTAACGGTAACCGTATATGTATTTGCAACGAGGCTGGATGCTGCCGCTGATGAACCTCCGGAAGGACTCCATGAATATGTGTAAGGTGTAACTCCACCGGATGCAAGCACAGTAGCCATTCCATCATGTCCTCCGGCACAGGTTACATTCACCGGTGAAAGAATTGTGGAAGTAAGTGCGGGAGGTTCTGAAATGGTGGCATTGGATGATGTTGTGCAGCCATTGGCATCCACTACTTGTACAGTATAAGAACCTTCCGGTAAAAATCCGGAATTAGACGTTGAACTTCCTGAGAAGGACCACAAATACGAATAAGGCGTTGCCCCTCCTGTAACACTTACCTGAGCGGAACCGCTTGCATCACCGTGACAAAGTACCGGTGTGCTGGAGAAATACTTGACAATAACTGAGCAGGTTGTGTAATATTGATCGTTGAAGTGCGTGTACAGAAATTCGCATCAGTAAC is a genomic window containing:
- a CDS encoding tail fiber domain-containing protein, producing the protein MKTTGKIVQFFVIVFCSISTTSFSQFVTQPSGGTNLYGECDVTNQQIESIGIGEFSGTNDVPQAALDVRVPYLQPNAAGWVPSESFQTTTATDWANAWRMFSGLSTTGRMPKFTLINVDGSSTTPGTSKYDIEQIVEKHGNMIFKQNAEPVPTFPIDIRERLRIYDGLGGNNNGSFTTPRVTKISISHDGKGNQYLPKAQAMLNMGSTYPYPATQQAGNRPWMDVGTYMTYGSDNMYVGLKDTVENPIYTISNIKDAVINWGDDIDSHPDKDAEVLRFIFTGYQFNGSNTNPYDYNSFQGLEVARMTPHGTMGIGVGFNRQIIPKARLDIFDDGTGHGSYVSKPQLRLSNKLNNASNLGIYTDFNTNSNGYLLIDPKTSASGTLVNGRVGIGTASPISTLHVYGSIGSGTGAITSDYLNHSNTPPPLPLSPSLPYLVYSNGNGTLNNLPPAGSSVDILHGDGSWSPAGSGTGNVSSCSGVLTNYIPVYDASSNICKSDLYDYNYQVGLNNTSPSATFHVTPHGSDAPLIISNSSSDKVLFVNSDDHVSIGSNTTLGTGGGTPCRLWVKGLTSGSSSSADNLVLTDALGHHFFKASDDGKIMIGGYYPNNNNTGPEARVSINTGNVSDYVNLVVRTSYSTVGTNDERALGVLNGSGSHLLTCWADEHVTMGYSGAQTSNDARLIVNTLNNGESAYFSGHIFYGSASAISDSTFKINAQPIRDSRSILNSLNPKSYNFDISNNPGMNLPSGIHYGMYAQEIERVLPDLVIQENSPAVYDTSGNLTIPSRSFKSVNYTELIPFLTQALKEQQSTIDSISTTLANLQQRLDICCPAPSNRTIQGENNTIDISLSSVQAIILNQNDPNPFSEKTQISFVIPDEVKTAEIIFYTSSGTVLKNIVVSSRGEGQMNVYASDLSSGVYYYSLVADGKTIATKKMVCNK
- a CDS encoding gliding motility-associated C-terminal domain-containing protein gives rise to the protein MTPSTNEVYSVTVSDGCGTPPVIVTIPVAVVSGPPSDFIPNPAKGCTPLVVHYRQQGTTPAGTTYMWDFGDGTTDISRNPVHTYTIPGNYTVRHIVTSGMGCRSESQIPAAVEVYPLPEAQFSSIPTDASIFKPTISFVDESKLAAHWEWDFGDGQGSSSLQFPSYSYLDSGTYIVRLITMSPKGCLDTSYGAVRIRGEFGIFIPDAFSPNEDGINENFTALGIGIKDFEMQIFDRWGLNIYNTNDLEKGWDGTTNSGTRQCQADVYVYIIRVHDIQDKPHQYLGKVTLVR
- a CDS encoding SprB repeat-containing protein, with the protein product MWSFSGSSTSNSGFLPEGSYTVQVVDANGCTTSSNATISEPPALTSTILSPVNVTCAGGHDGMATVLASGGVTPYTYSWSPSGGSSAAASSLVANTYTVTVTDANSCMQEAIVSINEPSLLNASVLSTVMNACYGDAAGSAEIEATGGTAPYSYQWTPGGGNSTLASYLSAGNYSVQITDANGCSTSLNTTITEPPVLALSTSTLPATCGASNGSASVNASGGTPPYTYLWSPGGNTTAALVNIPAGNYSVRVTDAHGCNETVSIALSNIGGPSVSLNTVSPVLCAGAATGSASVVVTGGTAPFIYQWSPAGGTAAAATGLNAGTYSIAVTDGNHCVTGISVVISEPPALQVNTSTSDALCAGATDGSVSTNVTGGVTPYTYSWNPGGSTSALLSSVPAGIYTVDVHDANGCLQSATSIVSQPSALSLNLSSVNPVSCAGGSNGSAALSASGGTPSYQYAWSPSGGTTASASGLSAGNYLVTLTDGHNCQASVPVVITQPTPLQLTSSTSNVLCNGGNTGNISLNVSGGTASYSYTWSNGAASASSATGLVAGNYTCTVTDQNGCTITVSENITEPTLLNAALSALRDVSCAGGNDGNAGVTVQGGTLPYTYSWTPGNASTSTVNGLNAGNYSLSVTDANGCQDFVGVTISEPPLFSVQSSVTAGTCGLPNGSAGVSASGGTQPYTYQWNPGGSTVSSLSGLAAGVYTCTATDAKGCSVISTMNVSNSGALAASVTSVNNVQCHGGADGSIMVSSSGGTAPIVYTWSSGSGNSPIAGNLSAGQYTVTVTDAFQCAQTLTMNVAEPAVLVSSIPVSTNVTCYAAQDGSAAAFISGGTTPYSYRWTPSNDTTLQISNLGPGNYSVDVTDAHGCTSQSQVTITEPTQLIAQSSSTPATCGSSNGTLQASVSGGTLPYQYNWSPGGMTTDHVSSIPAGAYSVLITDANNCQQSLNTFVSNIGGPGVSLGNASQVSCAGGNDGSASIQVYQGTAPFTYQWSPAGGTDSIASNLYAGTYSVIVADANNCLTGISVTISEPTVLQAGISATNALCFGSSDGSAAIAVQGGTAPYAYNWTSGGTASTASGLTAGNYSVEVTDNNGCTLTENVVITQPSAFSTALNASAVNCFGGSDGTALVEVSGGTPGYSYLWSNGEQNSAITGLRSGNYQVTVTDQQGCTTTGTVSVTEPAPLVLSATANDVLCFGSSDGTASANLTGGTPPYNYQWSPLGGTNENANNLPSGNYVLSTTDAHGCSQTTSITIGTPAALQLSTTEQAARCHGSVDATASVAQTGGTAPYTYLWSNGSTSPSVGQVSAGNYTVQVTDSNGCSTNTAVILSEPAPLVLNVTGDGWICIGQQATLNAIATGGTSGYVYQWSNGSPGATVVVAPTVSAVYTVSVTDVNGCTTNPELISLNVYPGLMAATAGG